TATGCAGTTGTTAGTGAACTTGAAAAAGAAGGTGGACAATCAGTTTTGGATAATTTAGTTACCAATGATTTAATTTTACAGGAAGCTAAAAAAGAAAAGGTTACAGTTACTCAAAGTGAAATAAACGATCAGATAACCCAGATTACAGATAATCTTAAATCTCAAGGAGAAGATTTAAATACTGCTCTTGCAGCTCAAGGAATGACACAAAAAGATTTGCAAGATCAAGTGAAATTACAGCTTTTAGTTCAAAAAATGGCAGGTAAGTCTGTTACGGTTTCAGACCAGGAAATCTCAGATTATTTCAATCAAAACAAAAGCACATATCCAAAAGGAGCAACTTTGGCAAGTGAGCAAGCAGATATTAAAAACACTTTGCAACAACAAAAATTGCAGCAAGCTGAAAGTACTTTTATCGATGGTCTTAAATCCAAAGCAAAAATTAACTATTTTGTTGGTTATTAATAATTTTTAAATTTTCTTCCTTTTCTTTTTTTATTTGTTCCAAAAATTCTATCTCAGCTAATTCTTCAGGGTACTCAGGTTCGTTTGCGGGGAAAATATAGGTTCTTATTTTAATTTTGATTTCCTGTTTGTTAGAATTAACTTCAATCATAATCAAACTATAACCCTTCTATTTAAAAAGTAAATATTTTTGCTATACTATGTCCATGCTTTTAAAGTCGCTATTAAACCCCTTTTCAATTCTTTTTCCATTTTTTATTTTGTTTTTTGCTCTGGATCTTGTTTTCAAAGCCATGGCTCTTTGGAAAGCGGCTCGAAATAGTCAAAAAATTTGGTTTGTAGTTTTATTAATAGTTAATTCAATAGGAATTCTTCCAGTTATATATCTACTTTTCTTCCAAAAAAAGAATTCAAAATAAGTATGGAAAGATCTGATGGTTGGATACCAGCATCCATGAAAGAAAAATCAAAACCGAGAGTTTTTGAAGATGCAGCACAAAATATCCAAAACGCAGGTAAAAACACAAGACCCTTTACTGATTGATACTGTACAAATGATTACACCAATCATAGATGAAAATTAAAGCTCTCTTTGGTCACAGGCTTCAGGGAAATAAATTCATGCAAAAAATGGTTTTGCAAACTCTCGAAAAATTTCCCAAAGATATTCAAGAATTTATTGCAACTCACGTTTGGTTTGTAAGTAGTTTTGAAGATGGTTGGGCATTTACTTTGCGGGGTGATGAATTAAAGAAAAATGAATATTTAATTTTTCTTTCCGACGAATTATTAAAAGAAAATCCTGGACAAATAACTTGGACAATTGCGCACGAAATTGGACATGTTGTCTTAGGCCACAGAAATTCAATTGGAAAATTACAAACCAAAAAAGAAATTAGTGAACAAGAAAAAGAAGCTGATCGATTTGCAAAAAAATATTTACAAGTTGTCTCTTAATGCATTTATTCTTGAATAACTTAATTTTTTGCGAATCCGATTGAAAGTTTCCATAGGATGTATTATTTCATTTCCTGCAAGAATTTGTACAACAACTGCATTGCTGTCTAAATTTATAAATGTCCAAAAACTTCTTTCATTAGAGGTGGCATACAAAGGTATGTTTATTTCTCTAAAATTAACTATAAAATGAGGAGAATTCGGATCATCAGAAGATTGTCTTTCAAATTTACGAATCATATGCTCTTTTTCCAATTTTTCTAAAACTATTCCGCACAAATAAATGGATAATTGTTGACGATCTGAATTTGATAATCCGTCTGGTAGAAGGCGAAGTGATTCCATAATTAAGCAAATATATCTTAATAATTTCATTAATTCAAATTCTCTTCAATTTAATTTCCAAAAGGTGTAAAATCTAAAAATGTCGGAACGACAAAAACATGTCGTTTTAATTGATAACGATGAAAAGTTATTGAGAAATAAAACTGCAATATTGGCGAAAGCCGGATTCAGATGTTCTCAAATAAACACAAGTATAGTTCGAGAAAAGGGAGTTATTCCCGAAATTGAGACAATTCAAGCTTCAGGCGATCAAATAGATCTGGTATTAACTGATTTTCATGCAATAAACGATCTGGATTCAACAGATTATAGTGGTTTCAGAATAGCAATGGCTTTAAAAGAAATGAAACAAAATACTGTAATTTTTAGTTCAGAAGATCACGCAGATCTAACTCAAAAATATGGAGTTATTTTCTTGAGTAAAATGTTAGAAGAATCAGAATTCATTCAACAAGTTAATAATCTAATAAAATAAGTTTGACCTTTCTTGACTTCTTCAATTTTTAGGACTATAACAAGGCAAATGAGTTGTGAATGTGCAATCCTAACACGAGCTGAACAATTAGCTCATCAAAAAGGTCTTTTGCCTCATGATGAGCATTTAAAGTGCGAATTTAAAAATGTTTGTGAAGGTCAAATCTGTTTCAAAGAATATTTTGCAGAAACAAGACATATTAATATAAACGGCCAGGAGGCACATCCTCTTAATGCCCAAGAAGCTTTCAATTCCAGACTTCAAAAAACACATGATATAAATCACATTCAAAGTCTGGTTTCTATCGGGCTTCCTAATGTTAGTTTAAATTAGTTTTAGCCCCAAAAAAGTAAAAGGTAATTAAACACACTTCCAAACTCTTTTTCCATCAATAATTGTGTATCCGCAAGGAGGGAATTCTTCAGACATGTCATAATAAAAATAATTCTTGGCCCAAATTAAACCGCCAATAACAAGAACTGCAACAATAATTAACATGAGGCGTCTATCACATCTCGATTATATCATTGCAATTCTATTTAATTCAGCTTCAGAAAAGAGTAGAATAACTGATTATGAAAGAAATAGGTAGTCAAGACATCTCCGAAGTAGAAATATTAAGTGATGATAAAAAAAGAAAATTTGTTATAACGGATAATTACGGCATCCAAAGCATATCTTTCTCTGTACTTGTGGATAGAAAGTGGTTCAATATGTTTACATTTATAAAAGATAAAGATAATTCCTTATATAGTATTTTTGTAACTACTATACCAACAGAACCTATCTATTCAGAAGAAGGATTTTCCTACCGAAGCATCAATGGTGGAAAACGTACGGTTATCAACTCTCGCACCACTGAAAGAAAGTTAAGAAACCATGAAGAGAAAATGGCAAAATCAGGCTTCAAATCATATCCAGATTTTCCAGAGGAAGTTGATATGATAGAAACATTTGAGCAATTTGTGTCACAAGTAAAAAAGCGAGAGTTTAAAATACCTATTTTAACGATTAAAAATCCACATCAAGAGTTAGTCGATTAGTAAGATCTATTGACCTTTCTTGACTTACCATATATAATATCTTCACAAAGTTAACTTGTTGGAAAGTTCGAAAGAATACTACCAGTTAACAACTTCATAAGTCCATTTTGGACAAGCACTTTGACAATCAAGATATAACTGTAAGCGTTTCTGGCCCTCCATTCAAACGTCAACGAATGGAGACAAGTCAATTTATGGCTATTTGTCACTTACGATTTTGAATTTATTCAAAATCCGCAAGTTGACGTAGTCAACTTATTTGAGGGTTTGATCCTGGCCCAGGACGAACGCTAGCGGCGTGCTTTAAGCATGCAAGTAGAGCGAGTAGTAGCAATACTACTAGCTGCGAACGGCTGAGTAATTCAATAGGAATCTTTCCTTTAGTGGGGAATACCTCATCGAAAGATGAGCTAATACCGCATAATATCTCCGGATGAAAGCGATTAACTTCGCGCTGATTGAGGAGCCTATTGCCCATCAGGTAGTTGGCAGGGTAAAAGCCTACCAAGCCTACGACGGGTACCCGATCTGAGAGGATGACCGGGCAGAATGGGACTGAGACACGGCCCATACACCTACGGGTGGCAGCAACTGGGAATCGTACACAATGGAGGAAACTCTGATGTCGCGACGCCGCGTGAAGGATGAAGGCGTTTTCGTTGTAAACTTCTTTTGCCATAAGTGAGAACTTATGGAGAATAAGCACCTGCTAATCTCGTGCCAGCAGCCGCGGTAATACGAGAGGTGCAAGCGTTGTCCGGATTTATTGGGCGTAAAGCGTTTCTAAAGGCTCTTTTATAAGTTATTCTTTAAAGCCCGAGGCTCAACCTCGGAAAGGGGAATAATACTGTAAGAGTTGAGATATTTCGGGGTTACTAGAACTATCGGTGTAGGGGTGAAATCCGTTGATATCGATAGGAATTCCAAGGGCAAAGGCAGGTAACTAGGAATATTCTGACGCTGATGAACGAAAGCTAGGGGAGCGAAAGGGATTAGAGACCCCTGTAGTCCTAGCCGTAAACTATCTTCGCTAGAGATGGGATTTTTTCCGTCTCGTAAGTTAACACGTTAAGCGAAGCGCCTGGGGAGTACGAACGCAAGTTTAAAACTCAAAGGAATTGACGGGGAGGCGCACAACCAGTGGAGCATGTGGTTCAATTCGAGACGAACCGAAGAACCTTACCAGGGTTTGACATGTTATCGTGTTAGTTCACTAGAAATAGAGAATGATCTTTGTGAAAACAGAGATGATAACACAGGTGTTGCATGGCTGTCGTCAGCTCGTGCCGTGGGGTGTTCCCTTCAGTGGGGTAACGAGCGCAACCCCTGCCATATATTAGATATTTATATGGGACTTTTTATCCTTGTGATAGAAGGAAGTGGGGACGACGTCAAGTCAGCATGGCCCTTATGTCCTGGGCTACACACATGCTACAATGAAGCCGACAATGGGTTGCCAAGTTGTAAGACGGAGCTAATCCCATCAAACGGCTTCTCAGTGGGGATTGAGGGCTGCAACTTGCCCTCATGAACGCGGAATTGGTAGTAATCGCAAATCAGCTATGTTGCGGTGAATACGTTCTCGCCTCTTGTACACACCGCCCGTCAAGTCAGCAAAGTTAGGGGCACCCGAATGTCTAGTGATAGGCAGAAGGTGACACTAGCGATGAGGATTAAGTCGTAACAAGGTATCCGTTCTGGAAGGAGCGGATGGATCACCTCCTTTCTAAGGAGTGTGAATACACACCCGGTTTTTAAATCTGCCGTTTTTAACCAGATTTGTAAAAATTTATTTTTACAAATAATAAAACGGATTTCGTTTACAGTTATATCTTGGTTGTCAATTTGAGGAAGTCTTCAAAGTTTGAAGTAATATATTTCTCCTATTTATATTTTATTTTTATTTGAGAATGCAGACTACTTCTGCTTTGAAGAATTAATGTGAGTAAAACGAATTTTTCTTTCTATTGGACTAATATCTGTTTTTATTTTCATTTCATAAGACCCACTTCCCAAAGTTAATCTTTTTATTTCTTTCGCTTCTTTTAAATTTTCTAAAGAAATATTTCGAAAATAGTTAAGAGTTAGGTCAAAACCTTCTGGCAATATTTTAATTACAGAATATTTATCGTCTGGCGAACAAAAAAATATAAAAATATCTCTATGTCCACTAGGTAGATTATCAGAAATCGAACCAAAAGGATCATGAGGCCCAATTATTCCGATTTCACTCCAACCTTTACTTGAATGAAAAGCTTCAATTCTAAGAGGCGACATAAGTGGGTGATGATGGAATCGGACCATCGACCTCGTTCTTATCAGGAACGCGCTCTACCATTGAGCCAATCACCCTAAAGTATGTGTATTTTATCACGAATCAATCTAAATTTGAATTCAAAACAATTTAGTGTATAATATTTCAAATGGCAGATCCTATGTCTGAACAAAATCAATTAACTCCAGAAGCTAGACTCACTCAAGAATCAGATCAAGCACGTATAGCTCTCGAACAAAAATTAGGTCCTGAGAATAAGAATTATATCGGTCAATTTACCAGAACCGAGACAGCTTTAAATAAACTATTAACAGCAGTCTTAAAAGATAGCAACGGAAGAGATATTAATGAAGCTAAAATACGGGCAGTTTCTAACGGAGCCTTGAAAGACTCAATTTTAAACTCACCTTATGGACAAAAACTCTCTCCAGAAACAGCAGAAGGTCAATGTTATGAAATTGCAGAATTAACAGGCCAAGCGAACGAAACAGCTCGCAAACTAAATCGATATATAGCTACAAAGGCAAAATAATACGCTTTAAGCTTTCTCTTGACTCCTAAATCTAACTCCTATATACTATCCATACCTTTTAAGGTCTGTCACGCTTAATGAAAAGAAATTTATTTAACTTAAACAAAAGTCACAAGCGTCTTGTGGCCTAAGTAAAATTAAAAATCTAATCATTGTAACCGACCTTATAGGTCGGTTTTTAATTGCCAAACGGGCCCGAAGTTTAACTGGCTGAATGCTTCATTTGCAATGAAGAGGTAGGCGGTTCGACCCCGCCCGGGTCCACAACTAAAAATCCGTTGAAATTGCACATTGAAATCTAAATCTTGTTGGTTGCTCTGGGAGAGCAATCAACATTATTCAACTAGTTGTCATGTTATCTCGACAACATAGTTGAAGAGAAAGGTCGCAAATCATAACCAACGCAGACAGTGAATGCCTTGGTCTTTTCTACCGATGAAGGACGTACATGGTCGCGAAAGTCGACGGGGAGCTGCCACGAAGCTTTGATCCGTCGGTATCCGAATGGGACAACCCACCTCTTTATGAGGTAACTTATTACCAAATTTCTAGATTTATCTAGATTACTAATAGTAAGTAGGGCACCCTGGGAACTGAAACATCTAAGTACCGGGAGGAATATAAATTAATAAAGATTTCGTTAGTAGCGGAGAGCGAAACCGAAATAGTCTAAACTTTGTTCGTACTTGTACGAATGAGGAGTTGCGGGACTCAAATGTGAGATTTTACCAAAATAATTGAATAGCCTGGAATGGCAAACCAAAGAAAGTGAAAGTCTTGTAAATAAAATTGCGGTAAACTCTATGAGTATCCCAAGTACTATGCAGCAAATTCTGTGTGGGAATCCGGGAGAACCATCTTCCAAGACTAAATATAGAAAAGGACCGATAGTGAACTAGTACCGTGAGGGAAAGGTTAAAAGTAGAGCGAGACGCTCAGTGAAATAGTACCTGAAACTGTTTGCGAACAAACCGTGAGAGCTGGATTTATCCAGTGATCACGTGCCTATTGAAGAATGAACCGGCGAGTTGCCATTATGCACAAGTCTAAGATTTTTTGAATCGAAGGCATAGCGAAAGCAAGTCCGAAAGGGCAATTAGTGCATCGTGACAGACCCGAAACGGGATGATCTAACCATGAGCAGGGTGAACACTGTAGAAGTACAGTGGGAGGCCCGAACCGATGTTTG
The Patescibacteria group bacterium genome window above contains:
- a CDS encoding SurA N-terminal domain-containing protein yields the protein MLKNISSRIFPPKLLLIPAAVILAILLYHFKGVFVAATVNGEPISRYAVVSELEKEGGQSVLDNLVTNDLILQEAKKEKVTVTQSEINDQITQITDNLKSQGEDLNTALAAQGMTQKDLQDQVKLQLLVQKMAGKSVTVSDQEISDYFNQNKSTYPKGATLASEQADIKNTLQQQKLQQAESTFIDGLKSKAKINYFVGY
- a CDS encoding DUF5652 family protein; translation: MLLKSLLNPFSILFPFFILFFALDLVFKAMALWKAARNSQKIWFVVLLIVNSIGILPVIYLLFFQKKNSK
- a CDS encoding ImmA/IrrE family metallo-endopeptidase, with amino-acid sequence MKIKALFGHRLQGNKFMQKMVLQTLEKFPKDIQEFIATHVWFVSSFEDGWAFTLRGDELKKNEYLIFLSDELLKENPGQITWTIAHEIGHVVLGHRNSIGKLQTKKEISEQEKEADRFAKKYLQVVS